CCAAGCCGCCGGAAGAGCCGGCCCAGGCATCGCAAGCCCCAGCCAAGTTCCATGCCGATGTGGATGGGCTGGCTCTGACTCCGCCCATGGGCTGGTACCCCTGGAACATCTTCGGCCAAGAGCCCCAAAACGAGAAGCTTATCCGGGAGATCGCCGACGCGCTTGTCTCGAGCGGGATGAAAGACGCCGGCTATGCCTATGTCGGCCCCGACGAGGGCATCTGCTTCTCGCGCGGTGCGGATGGTCGGCTCACGCCCAACCTCCAGCGCTATCCGAGCGGCCTGCGCGGCTTGGGCGATTCCATCCACGGCCTGGGGCTTAAATATGCCCTCTACACCGACGCCGGATCGAAGACCTGCAGCACGGCCATGCCGGGCACCAAGGGGAACGAGTTCGAGGACATGAAATCGTTCGCCGATTGGCGGGCCGATTACATCAAGATCGATTGGTGCAATTCCGAAGGCCAGGACATCGTCAAGACCTACTCGCTCCTCGGGCAGGCCCAACGCGCCGCGGGCCGCCCGGTCGTCCACAGCCTGTGCTCCTGGGGCGACGGGTATCCCTGGCAGTGGGCCGGCGCCATCGGCCATATGTGGCGGACGACCTCCGACATCTGCGCCCCGGCCGCGGCCGACTGGGCCCGGGCCCTGCGGATCGCTTTCGCCAACGAGAAGCTGGCGGACTACGCCGGCCCCGGCCGCTGGAACGACCCGGACATGATGATCGTCGGTATGCCCGGCTTGACCGACGCCCGGAACCGGACTTTGTTCAGCCTCTGGTGCATGATGGCCTCGCCGCTCATCGCCGGAAACGACTTGCGCGGCATGTCGGCCGCGACAATCGAGATCCTGACCAATCTGGAGGCGATCGCGGTCAATCAGGACCCGCTGGGCAAGCAGGGCCACGTGGTCTGGAACGACGGCAATTTCAGCCTCTGGGCTGGCAAGCCCCTGTTCGATGGCAGCCGGGCCGCGCTGCTGCTGTATCAGGGCAAGCACAAGGCCGAGAAGAAGATCCTTTGGGAGGAGATCGGGTTCGCGGCGAGCGACGCGCTCTACGTCCGGAACCTCTGGACGCACGAGACAAGCGGGCCATTGACCGGAGGAGTGACGGTCAGCGCCGGCCCCGACGAGGCTGCGTTCGTCAGAGTTTCAAAGACGAACGATTTTCCGATCCCCCCGATCATCGTGGCCGACACTTATCGGGTCGCGCTCCGGGCGCCCGGCCCTGATCCCCAAACCCTGACCGGGGCGATCACCGTGACGAACAAAGGGAGTGCGGACTTGTCAGCCTGGAGAATCGACCCGAAGTCGCTTCCTGCCTGGCTTTCGGTATCCGTCGAGGGAAGCGGCAAGCGCCAAAAGCTCGTCAATAAGGCGTCTACGGCGGGCTTGAAGAAAGGGGCCTATCACGCCCTCGTCCGGGCGGACAATATCGAGCCCGTATCAGGCAAGCCGATGTCGGCCCTTTATTACGACGTCGATCTGGAGGTCGCGGCCGACGTTCGTCGATAAGACGAACGCTTGGCGGGGATCCACGTCTACCTGTTGTCCGTCCAGTGTGAGAGGTTCCAGGCCGAGAAGGGGGCGTTGGCATAGGTTAAAATGCCGAACTTGCCCTTGCTGAAGGACGCGTCCTTGGCCGACAGGATTTTATCTTTGTCGAGATAGACGTCGATCTGGCCGCCGAAGGCTTTAATCCGAATCGTATACACTTGGCCCAGAACAAATCCCTCTTTCTTCTCGTCGAGGACGATCCTCTTCCCGGCGACGAATTTTTCGAGCCGGCGGAAGGGGCCGCCGTTGCCGGGGTCCTGGACGGTGATGAAGCGGTAATAGTTGTCCGCATCCTGGTAACGGATAATGGCGCCCCAGCCGTCGTTGTCGTCTGAACGGCAGTCGAAGCCCCAGCCGTAATCGCTCATCCCGCTCCCATAGCCGGCGATGATGTGGCTGCCCTGCCAGAATTCGTATTCCCGGTCGGTCCGGAAGATGTTCGTCAATTGTCGAACCGCCTGGACATTGTTTTTATCGTCAAGCTGGACCACCCAGTTCGAGGGCTCGCTGGGCGAGGGATCGTCGACGATGGTGTAGTCGAGGTTCCCGTAATGGATCGTCTTGGCCGGCGCTTGCGCTGTCAGCCCCGCTTGGAGCATCAAACAGGCCAGGAAAATCAACCCGCCGATCGCCGTTTTCTTCACGATGGCCTCCAGTCTTTTGCGCTTCTCGACCGCAATATAAAACCGCTCCCATAGCGGAGTCAAGGAGAAGTGATGGGCGCGAATGGCGGCTGGATTGAATCGCTTCAATCATGGATAATAACAGTTGAGGTCGCCGCTCGACCAAAGGAATGAGGATGTATCACTTTACGCTGGACGCTTTCCGCGGCTTCCGCTCGCGGCTCGACGACATCCACCTCGTCCACGAGGTGCTGGACGAGATCCCGCTCCGGCTGGGGCTGAAAGCCCTCATGCCGCCTTTCGTCCTGCCGTATTACAACGGGGTCATTCCCGAAGATTGCGGCATCAGCGCCTTCGTCTTCCTGGCCGGCGGCCACTTCACGATCCATACCTTCTCGTTCCGCCGGCCGAGCGGCGGACCCGCCACCTGGCCCTGCGGGGCGGCCGCGTCCGCGCCTTCCCGCGCTCCGGCATCGATCAGCAAAACGATTTCGGCCCCCACCTGATGCTGGATTTCGCGCGGCTAAGGACGATCCCGACCCTGGACTCGCTGGTCGAGCTCTTCGACCATCTGCCGCACAAGATCGGGATGACGCCGATCATGAGGCCGTACGCGGTCCGGACGGATGTCGCGGGGGAGAGTGTGGTCTCCATCATGACCATGATCGCCGAGAGCCATATCAGCCTGCACGTCTTTCCCAAGCAGAAGCGGGCCTACCTGGATCTCTTCTCCTGCACTTTCTTCGAGACGGACGGGGTCGTCGAGGAGCTCCGCAACAGCATCGACGGGAGCCTGGCGGCCATCCAGCTCGTTTCCCGCGGCCATCAGTACAAGAAGCTGCGGACCAATACGGACCAGAAGACGACCGAATCAAGAGCCTGGCTCGAGAACGTTTTCTCTCCCAAGCGCGCCGGTAAAGGAAAAAAGCGATAAGCTTCCGGGTCGCGGTCAACGCTTCTCTTTCAGCTTCGCGAGCTTCTCCGCCCCGGCGACGTTCTTGGGGTTCAGGGCGATCGATTTCTCGTAGTTCTTGATCGCCCCCGCAACATCGCCCTTGGCCGCCAGGCCCTCGGCCAGGCTGTCGTAGGCGTTCCAGGACTCCGGATAAAACTCGACGGCGAGTTCGAAGATCTTGACGGCAGGCGCATAGAGCTTCCGGGCCATGATCTGGTAGCCCATGGTATTCAGCCGCCCCTCTGCGATCGCCGCGTCCTTGGGATTCGCGGTGTGGACTTTCCGATAAAGATCGACGGCCTCGTCGAAGCGTCCCATCATGAGGCGCTCCAGGGGGACCGCTTCGCCGGTTGCGAGCCGCTCGACCTTGAAGTCCCCGCTCCCGCGCCGGATGGCGAGCCCTCCCGACGCATCGAAGGCATAGCGGACAGGCTGATCCCGGCGCACGAATTCGGTCGGCGAAACGGGCAGTAGATCGAAGGCCGGCGCGCCCGTCTCCTGTCCCGTCAGGGCGCTCCCGCTGACCTTGATGGTCAGGACATTGTCCGAATCCAGCCGGAAACGCCCCTCAAACGGTTTCAATTGATCTGCGCCGAGGGAAATGACTTCGACCGGCTCTGGAACGTAGCCCTTCCAGCCGTATTCCTGGGCGACGGCCCTCGTGATCTCGCCGATCAGCTCGCCCGCGCGGCCCTCCGAGTTCGTCATCACCACGACGCCGTTGCCGCCCTCCACACCGGCGACCAGGCTGCAGATGTAGCCGACGTCCTGCCCGCCGTGGCCGAAATACGCGCCGTTCTTCTCCAGGAAAAAGCCCAGGGCCATGTCCTGGTCCGCCGCGACCTTGATCCGGGGCGTCACCATGAGCCGGGCCGTCTCCCGGTTCAGGACTTTGTTGGACTTGCCCTGGATCGAGAGCTGCAGCTCGATGGCCGCTTTGGCCAGGTCGGTGGGTGTGGTCCAGAGCCCCGCGGCGGCCATCTCCGGATAAATAAATCGCTTGCCCTCAATGACCTTGCCGTCGGCGGTATGGCCGGAGGAGGCGAAAGGCAGCCGTTCGGGCGAGAACGACTGCTCATAGGAGCTGGAGGTCATGCCGATCGGGGCCAGGACCTTCTCCCGCAGGATTTCGGGGAAGGGCTTCTTTTCGACGTC
This DNA window, taken from Candidatus Aminicenantes bacterium, encodes the following:
- a CDS encoding glycoside hydrolase family 27 protein; the encoded protein is MTPNKSPFFRFLALAIALTAAAALLLAACASPAKPPEEPAQASQAPAKFHADVDGLALTPPMGWYPWNIFGQEPQNEKLIREIADALVSSGMKDAGYAYVGPDEGICFSRGADGRLTPNLQRYPSGLRGLGDSIHGLGLKYALYTDAGSKTCSTAMPGTKGNEFEDMKSFADWRADYIKIDWCNSEGQDIVKTYSLLGQAQRAAGRPVVHSLCSWGDGYPWQWAGAIGHMWRTTSDICAPAAADWARALRIAFANEKLADYAGPGRWNDPDMMIVGMPGLTDARNRTLFSLWCMMASPLIAGNDLRGMSAATIEILTNLEAIAVNQDPLGKQGHVVWNDGNFSLWAGKPLFDGSRAALLLYQGKHKAEKKILWEEIGFAASDALYVRNLWTHETSGPLTGGVTVSAGPDEAAFVRVSKTNDFPIPPIIVADTYRVALRAPGPDPQTLTGAITVTNKGSADLSAWRIDPKSLPAWLSVSVEGSGKRQKLVNKASTAGLKKGAYHALVRADNIEPVSGKPMSALYYDVDLEVAADVRR
- a CDS encoding S-adenosylmethionine decarboxylase — protein: MLDFARLRTIPTLDSLVELFDHLPHKIGMTPIMRPYAVRTDVAGESVVSIMTMIAESHISLHVFPKQKRAYLDLFSCTFFETDGVVEELRNSIDGSLAAIQLVSRGHQYKKLRTNTDQKTTESRAWLENVFSPKRAGKGKKR
- a CDS encoding beta-lactamase family protein — encoded protein: MNRRPHRLIGTALVAALALIVAATGAGWAAQDATQARIERVENGLRSVVPIKGEPGRNILERMKALAIPGVGVAVISDYKVAWAKGYGVMDAETKQPVTEKTLFVAGSVSKPIAAMGALRLVQEGKLRLDADINDALRSWKLPDNAFTKTKKATPRLLMSHNAGTTVHGFRGYAAGEPVPTLRQILDGEPPANSAPIRVDLEPGKLWRYSGGGVTIMQQALIDVEKKPFPEILREKVLAPIGMTSSSYEQSFSPERLPFASSGHTADGKVIEGKRFIYPEMAAAGLWTTPTDLAKAAIELQLSIQGKSNKVLNRETARLMVTPRIKVAADQDMALGFFLEKNGAYFGHGGQDVGYICSLVAGVEGGNGVVVMTNSEGRAGELIGEITRAVAQEYGWKGYVPEPVEVISLGADQLKPFEGRFRLDSDNVLTIKVSGSALTGQETGAPAFDLLPVSPTEFVRRDQPVRYAFDASGGLAIRRGSGDFKVERLATGEAVPLERLMMGRFDEAVDLYRKVHTANPKDAAIAEGRLNTMGYQIMARKLYAPAVKIFELAVEFYPESWNAYDSLAEGLAAKGDVAGAIKNYEKSIALNPKNVAGAEKLAKLKEKR